One genomic segment of Bacteroidales bacterium includes these proteins:
- a CDS encoding Na/Pi cotransporter family protein has product IILTLAISPFLSLAYKQLKKFVHSDGSEILLMQTKYINEQSLKTPSIALLLAKKETMHMANIVKGMVQKLLPLFLNKDKKLLQELEKEEQAVNMLRDQITDFLLHLSKQNVTEDLIKDSFKLLAIVKELEEIGDIVDTNLLPKARYWIENNYDFSEQGKQELQEYHSRCFKLISMVVDVMAKYDEYKATKIKKKEKENIKLAYNLEKSHFTRLIEHIDKTVQSSKTHIELLGLMQAINRHSTQIVRILYNEV; this is encoded by the coding sequence ATTATTCTTACCTTAGCCATTAGCCCTTTTTTATCATTGGCATATAAACAATTGAAAAAGTTTGTTCATAGCGATGGGTCTGAAATTTTACTTATGCAAACTAAATACATTAACGAACAGTCGCTTAAAACGCCATCTATTGCTCTATTGCTTGCCAAAAAAGAAACGATGCATATGGCCAATATTGTAAAAGGAATGGTACAAAAATTATTGCCTTTATTTTTAAACAAAGATAAAAAGCTATTGCAAGAATTAGAAAAAGAAGAGCAGGCAGTTAATATGCTTCGCGATCAAATAACCGATTTTTTACTACATTTAAGCAAACAAAACGTAACCGAAGATTTGATAAAAGATTCGTTTAAGCTCTTAGCTATTGTAAAAGAATTGGAAGAAATAGGCGACATTGTCGATACTAATTTGTTACCCAAAGCTCGCTATTGGATAGAAAATAATTACGATTTTAGCGAACAAGGCAAACAAGAGTTGCAAGAATATCATTCACGCTGTTTTAAATTGATTTCGATGGTGGTTGATGTTATGGCTAAATATGATGAGTATAAAGCAACAAAAATTAAAAAGAAAGAAAAAGAAAATATAAAACTCGCCTACAATTTAGAAAAAAGTCATTTTACACGTTTAATCGAACATATTGATAAAACCGTTCAGAGTAGCAAAACCCACATCGAACTTCTAGGACTAATGCAAGCTATCAATCGTCATTCGACTCAAATTGTAAGAATTTTATACAATGAGGTATAA